Proteins from a genomic interval of Aquabacterium olei:
- the truD gene encoding tRNA pseudouridine(13) synthase TruD translates to MTDALYTTLPQWPHAYPASGANATLKRLNGDFIVTELPLQLPSGAGEHLWLDVEKNGANTAFVAQQLAAAAGVEERDVGYAGLKDRYAITRQWFSIYLPKGETPDLTQFQHPEFKVLSQSRHVKKLRPGDLHGNRFRIVLRDVTGDRDAIEANLKAVASHGVPNYFGAQRFGHDGGNVEQGRAMLAREIRVRNPKKKGIYLSAVRSFVFNEVLALRIQQGLWGKTLPGDVMDEVGQPTGPLWGRGRVTTTDQAQALENGVAERHAVLCDGMEHAGLDQERRSLVASPGEMAWEWPHADQLVITFSLPAGNYATSVLGEILCTTEPDRHAEDEAVAVE, encoded by the coding sequence ATGACCGACGCCCTCTACACCACCCTGCCGCAATGGCCCCACGCTTATCCGGCCAGCGGTGCCAATGCCACCCTGAAACGCCTCAACGGGGACTTCATCGTGACCGAGCTGCCGCTGCAGCTGCCCTCGGGTGCGGGTGAACACCTCTGGCTGGATGTCGAGAAGAACGGCGCCAACACCGCGTTTGTCGCCCAGCAACTGGCCGCGGCCGCGGGCGTGGAGGAGCGGGACGTGGGCTATGCCGGCCTCAAGGACCGCTACGCCATCACCCGCCAGTGGTTCAGCATCTACCTGCCCAAGGGCGAGACGCCCGACCTGACGCAGTTTCAGCACCCGGAGTTCAAGGTGCTGAGCCAGAGCCGCCACGTGAAAAAGCTGCGCCCGGGCGACCTGCACGGCAACCGGTTCCGCATCGTGCTGCGCGACGTGACCGGCGACCGCGATGCCATCGAGGCGAACCTGAAGGCGGTGGCGTCGCACGGCGTGCCGAACTACTTCGGCGCGCAGCGCTTCGGGCATGACGGCGGCAACGTCGAGCAGGGCCGGGCCATGCTGGCGCGCGAGATTCGCGTGCGCAACCCGAAGAAGAAGGGCATCTACCTGTCGGCGGTGCGATCCTTCGTGTTCAACGAAGTGTTGGCGCTGCGCATCCAGCAGGGGCTCTGGGGCAAGACCCTGCCCGGCGACGTGATGGACGAGGTGGGCCAGCCCACCGGGCCGCTCTGGGGACGGGGGCGCGTGACCACGACCGATCAGGCGCAGGCCCTGGAGAACGGCGTGGCCGAACGCCATGCCGTCTTGTGCGATGGCATGGAACACGCCGGGCTGGATCAGGAGCGGCGCTCTCTGGTGGCAAGCCCGGGCGAGATGGCGTGGGAATGGCCGCACGCCGATCAGCTGGTGATCACGTTCTCGCTGCCTGCCGGGAACTACGCCACGTCGGTGTTGGGCGAGATCCTGTGCACGACCGAGCCGGATCGGCATGCGGAGGACGAGGCGGTGGCGGTCGAGTGA
- a CDS encoding alpha/beta hydrolase, producing the protein MRLRTIKSTFQAEGALCAATLYLPQDADPDQALPAILMLGGWGSIQRAMTSSYTHSFVEAGFAVMEFDYPGWGDSGGFPRQDINPWRRTRVADTALAHLKAQPMVAANRITLWGTSFGGGHVVDLASQHPELKGAVIQVPMLDGLAATMATPPLRMLKMSTLGLIDFLKPGTPICVPTLSREGEFGTMDRDGAWEAMELALAAWEGYGYDNRVTARSLYTMPFYRPWQRLKDVKIPMLMIGATGDTVAPFVSDKVHRVGNPHIEVIEIDANHFDPYFDPLFPKMLALQMKFLLRS; encoded by the coding sequence GTGCGACTGCGCACCATCAAGTCCACCTTCCAGGCCGAAGGCGCACTGTGCGCCGCGACGCTCTACTTGCCGCAAGACGCCGATCCCGATCAGGCCTTGCCCGCCATCTTGATGCTGGGCGGGTGGGGCAGCATCCAACGCGCCATGACCTCGTCCTACACCCACAGCTTTGTCGAAGCGGGCTTTGCCGTCATGGAGTTCGACTACCCCGGCTGGGGCGACAGCGGCGGCTTTCCGAGGCAGGACATCAACCCATGGCGACGCACACGGGTGGCCGACACAGCACTCGCTCACCTGAAGGCACAGCCAATGGTCGCCGCGAACCGCATCACCCTGTGGGGCACATCGTTCGGCGGAGGCCATGTGGTCGATCTGGCATCGCAACACCCGGAACTCAAGGGCGCCGTCATCCAGGTCCCGATGCTCGACGGGCTGGCCGCCACCATGGCCACGCCGCCCCTGCGGATGTTGAAGATGAGCACGCTGGGGCTGATCGACTTCCTCAAGCCCGGCACGCCCATTTGTGTGCCGACGTTGTCCCGCGAGGGCGAGTTCGGCACCATGGACCGCGACGGCGCCTGGGAGGCCATGGAGCTGGCCCTGGCGGCATGGGAGGGCTACGGCTATGACAACCGGGTCACGGCCAGGTCCCTGTACACGATGCCGTTCTACCGACCGTGGCAGCGATTGAAGGACGTCAAGATCCCGATGTTGATGATCGGCGCAACCGGGGACACGGTGGCACCTTTTGTGTCCGACAAGGTTCACCGGGTTGGCAATCCCCACATCGAGGTCATCGAAATCGATGCCAACCACTTCGATCCGTACTTCGACCCGCTGTTCCCCAAGATGCTGGCGTTGCAGATGAAGTTCCTGCTCCGTTCGTGA
- a CDS encoding AraC family transcriptional regulator ligand-binding domain-containing protein → MDLHTLPCVFAQTYLELVSELGWSRRDVLRQAGLTARQVNAASGMGLEAYRRLLLAVRDAALRAGSGTAVGIEMGWRLPPTAFGPLGMALLSSATLGDALALTEKYWPLYGMGLTFLVRQERDLCVLEFAALPFVPPDVRDIVLESVMASIYRSTVALAGVNALRGQVWFDFPEPPHAAGARRRLGDVRYGMPATQWRVSSAGLDQPLPMANAVSLRQAIAQCELELTQRLHTRAGLVSEVSRLLALGVNRPGFCGGQLL, encoded by the coding sequence ATGGACCTCCACACCCTGCCTTGTGTGTTCGCACAGACTTACCTCGAATTGGTTTCAGAGTTGGGCTGGTCCAGGCGCGACGTGCTACGGCAGGCGGGTCTCACAGCGAGACAAGTCAATGCCGCCAGCGGCATGGGATTGGAGGCTTACAGGCGCCTGCTTCTGGCGGTCCGTGACGCGGCGCTGCGGGCTGGCAGCGGTACGGCAGTGGGCATCGAGATGGGTTGGCGACTGCCGCCCACGGCCTTTGGCCCGTTGGGCATGGCCCTCCTGTCTTCCGCGACGCTCGGCGATGCACTGGCGCTCACTGAGAAATACTGGCCGCTCTACGGCATGGGTTTGACTTTCCTGGTGCGTCAGGAGCGGGACCTGTGCGTGTTGGAGTTTGCCGCGCTGCCCTTCGTGCCGCCTGATGTGCGAGACATCGTGCTGGAGTCGGTCATGGCCAGCATCTACCGCAGCACAGTGGCACTGGCGGGCGTCAACGCTCTGCGAGGCCAAGTCTGGTTCGACTTCCCGGAGCCGCCCCACGCGGCCGGGGCGCGGCGCCGCCTGGGTGATGTGCGTTATGGCATGCCGGCGACGCAGTGGCGGGTGTCCAGTGCCGGGTTGGACCAACCCTTACCCATGGCCAATGCTGTGAGCCTGCGTCAAGCCATCGCGCAATGCGAACTGGAGCTCACACAGCGCCTGCATACGCGTGCGGGATTGGTCAGTGAGGTAAGTCGGTTACTGGCGCTGGGCGTGAACCGCCCCGGCTTCTGCGGAGGCCAGTTGCTTTGA
- a CDS encoding GGDEF domain-containing protein, with the protein MLTASTPPLRARLDESRFQAPSLTVHGQAKRRFVLTLPSYVLALLVLYIGAWLNLFTIERAHAIAVVIAGGLGIFGALIWSGRTLQWRDPLVVLPQVLFSVVVVALSYQLIEISRGVAFMWLAVIVVYDMRRLPVKQVRFVIASATVLQLANSVSIWAANPNGPKLIDELLNLGCLALLLPTLTMVSTHARTLVKRRKQQNAEREKALQALNFLSVHDTLTGLHNRRHMLARLEQEARKTARFGVPFTVGVLDIDFFKRVNDQHGHAVGDTVLQRFAEIASSVFEPFETVARWGGEEFVVLMPGADGRSAYHRLHNLRAAVHQHDWGAVHPGLRITFSAGLATYRDGSVEHLMEAADQALYAAKHAGRDRISPEFDHVDAPSPHGDNLAGSQERVEASMAGRGPPPTPAPAAPPMLIPGKKAQAPLECSAASRATSSALSKLFRTDDPKTRTLLKLAAAVSGMYFFWLLVVIFYAIPKHMFPHWLELVLLGHLTIGAVAPLVIIRSGWSKRFKDPIFLMEQCIWANLMLVAAYFFSPIGKGALLGVLCQVQAFGFPAFSPRQARYSGSAVLVMLAMSWIGMTLWGGPGFDAASDGLIIATACGVLLLLTWQSYNYALYREKNQKERRELELAIAEVERLTTIDTLTGLYNRQHLHEVLDHETIRSGIGSPGFCVALIDLDHFKQVNDIYGHQVGDEVLVGFAALAKTAFRDTDTVGRWGGEEFLIVMPGGSRHSMDRLLVAVAQAQLSPQASALRVTASAGLAHHRVGEPWADTLERADRALYVAKETGRNQCIADV; encoded by the coding sequence GTGTTGACAGCCTCTACCCCTCCCCTGCGGGCCAGGCTTGACGAGAGCCGCTTTCAGGCGCCTTCGTTAACAGTACATGGCCAGGCAAAGCGCCGGTTTGTGCTGACGCTGCCAAGCTACGTGCTGGCTTTGCTCGTGCTCTATATCGGCGCGTGGCTCAATCTGTTCACCATAGAGCGTGCGCATGCGATTGCGGTGGTCATCGCAGGCGGCCTCGGAATCTTCGGGGCATTGATCTGGTCAGGGCGCACACTTCAGTGGCGCGACCCCTTGGTGGTCCTTCCACAGGTGTTGTTCAGTGTGGTGGTGGTCGCCCTGTCCTACCAGCTGATTGAAATCAGCCGTGGGGTGGCCTTCATGTGGCTGGCTGTGATCGTGGTGTACGACATGCGTCGCCTGCCCGTGAAGCAAGTGAGGTTTGTCATCGCTTCGGCCACTGTGCTCCAGCTTGCGAACTCCGTCAGCATTTGGGCGGCGAACCCGAACGGGCCCAAGCTGATCGACGAGTTGCTCAACCTCGGCTGCCTGGCATTGCTGCTTCCGACGCTGACGATGGTTTCCACCCACGCGCGTACATTGGTGAAGCGCCGCAAACAGCAAAATGCGGAGCGCGAGAAGGCGCTACAAGCCCTCAACTTCCTGTCTGTCCATGACACGTTGACGGGCCTGCACAACCGGCGTCACATGTTGGCACGCCTGGAACAGGAAGCACGCAAAACAGCGCGCTTTGGCGTGCCGTTCACGGTTGGGGTCCTGGACATCGATTTCTTCAAGCGCGTGAACGATCAGCACGGGCACGCCGTGGGCGACACGGTGCTCCAGCGCTTTGCCGAGATCGCTTCGTCGGTGTTCGAGCCATTCGAAACAGTGGCCCGCTGGGGCGGGGAAGAGTTTGTCGTGCTGATGCCCGGGGCCGACGGGAGATCGGCCTATCACCGCTTGCACAATCTACGCGCAGCCGTTCATCAGCACGATTGGGGGGCTGTGCACCCGGGCCTGCGCATCACGTTTTCGGCTGGCCTTGCGACGTACCGTGATGGCTCCGTCGAACACCTGATGGAGGCGGCCGATCAGGCCTTGTACGCCGCCAAGCATGCAGGCAGAGACCGCATCAGCCCTGAGTTCGACCATGTGGATGCCCCTTCACCGCATGGCGACAACCTGGCTGGCTCGCAAGAGCGGGTGGAAGCGTCAATGGCAGGAAGAGGGCCGCCTCCTACACCCGCTCCTGCTGCGCCCCCCATGCTTATCCCCGGCAAAAAGGCCCAAGCACCGCTGGAGTGCAGTGCAGCAAGCCGCGCCACTTCAAGCGCCCTGTCCAAGCTTTTTCGGACAGACGACCCAAAGACGCGCACATTGCTGAAGCTGGCAGCGGCTGTCTCCGGCATGTATTTCTTCTGGCTCCTCGTCGTGATTTTTTATGCGATCCCGAAGCACATGTTCCCCCACTGGCTGGAACTTGTTTTGTTGGGGCACCTGACGATCGGTGCTGTCGCACCCCTGGTGATCATCCGCAGCGGCTGGTCCAAGCGTTTCAAGGATCCCATCTTCTTGATGGAGCAATGCATCTGGGCCAACTTGATGTTGGTGGCGGCGTACTTCTTCTCACCGATCGGCAAGGGGGCGCTGTTGGGCGTGCTCTGCCAAGTGCAGGCATTCGGGTTTCCTGCGTTCTCGCCTCGACAAGCCCGCTACTCCGGATCCGCCGTTTTGGTGATGCTCGCCATGTCATGGATCGGCATGACCCTTTGGGGCGGGCCAGGATTCGATGCCGCGTCGGACGGCTTGATCATCGCGACTGCCTGCGGTGTCTTGCTGTTGCTCACCTGGCAGTCTTACAACTACGCCCTCTACCGCGAGAAGAATCAAAAAGAGCGCAGAGAGCTTGAACTGGCCATCGCTGAAGTCGAGCGCCTCACCACCATTGACACGTTGACAGGTCTGTACAACCGACAGCATCTGCATGAAGTCCTTGATCATGAAACCATCCGCAGTGGCATCGGCTCTCCTGGCTTCTGCGTGGCCCTGATTGACCTGGACCATTTCAAACAGGTCAATGACATCTATGGACATCAGGTTGGTGATGAGGTGCTGGTCGGGTTTGCCGCCCTGGCAAAGACCGCCTTTCGAGACACAGACACGGTCGGCCGGTGGGGTGGTGAAGAGTTCCTGATCGTCATGCCGGGCGGATCTCGGCATTCCATGGACCGCCTGTTGGTAGCGGTTGCCCAGGCACAGCTTTCGCCCCAAGCCTCGGCACTGCGCGTGACCGCCTCTGCGGGTCTCGCCCATCATCGCGTTGGAGAGCCTTGGGCAGACACATTGGAACGCGCTGATCGCGCGCTGTATGTAGCGAAAGAGACAGGTCGCAATCAGTGCATTGCTGACGTCTAG
- a CDS encoding long-chain-fatty-acid--CoA ligase yields the protein MTATSKPWLSHYQPGVPANIDASVYPSLVELLEQAFKQHARRDAAAFMGARWTFEQLDDASKALAGWLQSCGLAPGARVALMMPNVPQYMVAIAAVLRAGYVVVNVNPLYTPRELEHQLKDSGAEAIVILENFAVTLQQVVKRTPVKHVVLAAMGDMLPWAKGKLVNFVVRHAKKMVPAFTLPAGLKVTKFNDALDQGRGKASFKRPQLRPDDVAFLQYTGGTTGVSKGATLLHRNVVANILQCEAWFKPELDKNGNEQLVNVCALPLYHIFALTAGFMVGARMGSLNILIANPRDIDGFIKTLKGFRVSQFPAVNTLYNGLVNHPEFAKLDFSGLRVCNGGGMAVQQATAEKWKKITGCSIVEGYGLSETSPVATINRLDSAGFTGAIGMPISSTEVVILDDDGTVLGTDEVGEIAIRGPQVMAGYWNRPDETAKVMTADGFFRTGDMGIMNADGLIKIVDRKKDMILVSGFNVYPNEVEQVVNLHPGVLECAAVGVADAKSGEAVKLFVVKKDPSLVEEDLVRYCKEQLTGYKCPKYIEFRHDLPKTNVGKILRRELRDEHKKAA from the coding sequence ATGACAGCGACCTCGAAGCCCTGGCTATCGCACTACCAGCCCGGCGTGCCGGCAAACATCGACGCTTCGGTCTACCCGTCGCTGGTCGAACTGCTGGAGCAGGCGTTCAAGCAGCACGCGCGCCGTGACGCGGCGGCCTTCATGGGCGCCCGCTGGACCTTCGAGCAGCTCGACGATGCGTCGAAGGCGCTGGCTGGGTGGCTGCAGTCGTGCGGGCTGGCGCCCGGCGCCCGGGTGGCGCTGATGATGCCGAACGTGCCGCAGTACATGGTGGCGATCGCGGCGGTGCTGCGGGCGGGGTACGTGGTCGTCAATGTGAATCCTCTGTACACGCCGCGTGAACTGGAGCATCAGCTCAAGGACTCGGGCGCCGAAGCCATCGTGATTCTGGAGAATTTCGCCGTCACGCTGCAGCAGGTGGTCAAGCGCACGCCGGTCAAACACGTGGTGCTGGCGGCCATGGGCGACATGCTGCCTTGGGCCAAGGGCAAGCTGGTGAACTTCGTGGTGCGGCACGCCAAGAAGATGGTGCCGGCGTTCACGCTGCCGGCCGGCCTGAAGGTCACCAAGTTCAACGATGCGCTCGATCAAGGCCGCGGCAAGGCGTCGTTCAAGCGCCCGCAGCTGCGTCCCGACGACGTCGCCTTCCTGCAGTACACCGGGGGCACCACGGGCGTGTCCAAGGGCGCCACGCTGCTGCACCGCAACGTGGTGGCCAACATCCTGCAATGCGAGGCCTGGTTCAAGCCGGAGCTGGACAAGAACGGCAACGAGCAGCTGGTCAATGTGTGCGCGCTGCCGCTGTATCACATCTTCGCGCTGACGGCCGGCTTCATGGTGGGCGCGCGCATGGGCAGCCTGAACATCCTGATCGCCAACCCGCGCGACATCGACGGGTTCATCAAGACGTTGAAGGGGTTTCGGGTCAGCCAGTTCCCGGCGGTCAACACCCTGTACAACGGCTTGGTGAACCATCCGGAGTTCGCCAAACTCGATTTCTCGGGACTGCGCGTGTGCAATGGCGGCGGCATGGCCGTTCAGCAGGCCACGGCCGAAAAGTGGAAGAAGATCACGGGGTGCTCGATCGTCGAAGGCTACGGCCTGTCGGAGACCTCGCCCGTGGCCACGATCAATCGGCTCGACAGCGCAGGCTTCACCGGTGCGATCGGCATGCCGATCTCGTCCACCGAGGTCGTGATACTGGACGATGACGGCACGGTGCTGGGCACCGACGAGGTCGGCGAGATCGCGATCCGGGGCCCGCAGGTGATGGCTGGCTACTGGAATCGCCCCGACGAAACCGCCAAGGTCATGACGGCCGATGGATTCTTCCGCACGGGTGACATGGGGATCATGAACGCCGACGGCTTGATCAAGATCGTGGACCGCAAGAAGGACATGATCCTGGTGTCGGGCTTCAACGTGTATCCCAACGAGGTGGAGCAGGTGGTCAACCTGCACCCGGGCGTGCTGGAATGCGCCGCCGTGGGCGTGGCAGATGCCAAGTCGGGCGAGGCCGTGAAGCTGTTCGTGGTCAAGAAGGATCCGTCTCTGGTTGAAGAGGATCTGGTGCGTTACTGCAAGGAGCAGCTCACGGGCTACAAATGCCCCAAGTACATCGAGTTCCGCCACGACCTGCCCAAGACGAATGTGGGCAAGATCCTGCGCCGCGAGCTGCGGGACGAGCACAAGAAGGCCGCTTGA
- a CDS encoding amidase family protein, translated as MSCITYHVQAPQVTSIPLHFLSATQALAGLHAGNFSSRDLLESYIARVEAFNPGLNAIVDQNLASARARADKADQARRQGEHWGPLHGLPMTVKDTWEVPGMTCTAGAPEYRQHRPTQPGPVIQRVLEAGAIPFGKTNVPYKALDVQSFNPIFGTTRNPWDPTRTCGGSSGGAAVALATGMSPLEIGSDIGGSIRIPAHFCGIYGHKATHGLISLRGHIPGEPGHLSEPPLGVPGPMARSAEDLRLLLDIMAADANLPLPRHERLDQYRVLMWVDDPDCPIDLDMTAVYQELAQRLRAAGAQIDIGAPPGLGLHELYPPYFKQMGALMGAWLTGAERRAQGMVAPLGRATAPLMRHLGKVMCLPHSLDRFVDGMTMKLGGWFDVVEHANHLREAFIGTVLNRYDIILAPPTFTPAFEHVQGLMANRRITVNGQRRHYSDLFMWIAPATLMGLPATSAPVALTPSGLPVNVQIIGAPRMDRETVQFAALLAEVTDGIAHPRNAVFNHPRPAHRLAARSVPPRTNV; from the coding sequence ATGTCCTGCATCACCTACCATGTCCAGGCTCCTCAAGTGACGTCCATTCCCTTGCATTTCCTCAGCGCCACGCAGGCGCTGGCCGGGTTGCACGCAGGCAACTTCAGTTCACGTGACCTGCTGGAAAGCTACATTGCGCGGGTCGAGGCATTCAACCCTGGCCTGAACGCCATCGTGGACCAGAATCTCGCGTCAGCCCGCGCGCGCGCCGACAAGGCCGATCAGGCTCGCCGTCAGGGCGAGCACTGGGGGCCGCTGCACGGCCTTCCCATGACCGTGAAGGACACATGGGAAGTGCCTGGCATGACCTGCACCGCGGGTGCTCCCGAATACCGCCAGCACCGTCCCACGCAACCTGGTCCCGTGATTCAGCGCGTGCTTGAAGCCGGGGCCATTCCCTTCGGCAAGACCAATGTGCCGTACAAGGCGCTGGACGTGCAATCGTTCAATCCCATCTTTGGAACAACGCGCAATCCCTGGGACCCCACCCGCACGTGCGGCGGCTCATCGGGCGGCGCCGCGGTGGCGCTGGCCACGGGCATGTCGCCGCTGGAAATCGGCAGCGACATCGGCGGCTCCATCCGCATCCCCGCGCATTTCTGCGGCATATACGGCCACAAGGCCACCCATGGCCTCATTTCCCTGAGGGGCCACATCCCGGGCGAGCCTGGCCACCTGTCGGAGCCACCTTTGGGGGTTCCCGGGCCCATGGCCCGCTCGGCCGAGGATCTGCGGCTGCTGCTCGACATCATGGCCGCGGACGCCAACCTGCCCTTGCCCCGCCACGAACGGCTCGACCAGTACCGCGTGCTGATGTGGGTGGACGATCCGGACTGTCCCATCGACCTGGACATGACGGCGGTGTACCAGGAACTGGCGCAACGGTTGCGGGCTGCCGGTGCACAGATCGACATCGGCGCGCCTCCCGGCCTGGGCCTCCATGAACTTTATCCGCCCTATTTCAAGCAAATGGGTGCGCTGATGGGTGCCTGGCTCACCGGGGCGGAGCGCCGAGCCCAAGGCATGGTTGCGCCCCTTGGCCGGGCGACGGCACCGCTGATGCGCCACCTGGGTAAGGTCATGTGCCTGCCGCACAGCCTTGACCGCTTCGTGGACGGCATGACCATGAAGTTAGGCGGTTGGTTTGACGTCGTGGAGCACGCCAACCACCTGCGTGAAGCCTTCATTGGCACGGTGCTGAATCGCTACGACATCATCCTGGCACCGCCGACCTTCACCCCTGCGTTCGAGCATGTCCAGGGGCTGATGGCCAACCGCCGCATCACCGTGAACGGCCAACGCCGCCACTATTCCGATTTGTTCATGTGGATCGCCCCGGCGACGCTCATGGGACTCCCGGCGACCAGCGCGCCAGTCGCGTTGACGCCCAGTGGCTTGCCGGTGAACGTGCAAATCATCGGAGCGCCGCGCATGGACCGCGAGACGGTGCAGTTCGCGGCCTTGCTGGCCGAAGTCACCGACGGAATCGCCCATCCGCGAAACGCCGTGTTTAACCATCCCCGCCCCGCGCATCGCCTCGCAGCGCGCTCGGTGCCACCCCGAACCAACGTTTGA
- a CDS encoding AraC family transcriptional regulator — protein sequence MRFLDFNRSAASVRILVEFGRERGLKPAQLLAGSGLKERDLINPNVELNASQELRAVENLIRACPQSGLGLEVGMRYNFASYGFWGLGLLSSATAADALALALRFIPLTFAYCHISSSLDDEWCTVSFDEPELDLAVQRFLVERDVAAAARLIKETFGSRFVLSKFLLKSTSCVDEAMCTAIENEVGVRPQLGARSNSLSFDRRLLSLALPQANPITVAMCEKACEELIERRRVRSDTAERVRQYLAMTPLHAAPDLAQVADWIGISDRTLKRRLQDEGTTFRALTAEVRGGQAKELLADERLSLTDIAERMGFSDLSSFSQAFKRWFGVAPSALRGDARGGDG from the coding sequence ATGCGCTTTCTGGATTTCAACCGCAGTGCCGCCAGCGTCAGGATCCTGGTCGAGTTCGGCAGAGAGCGTGGCCTGAAGCCGGCCCAGCTGCTGGCCGGCAGTGGTCTCAAGGAACGGGATCTCATCAACCCCAACGTCGAGTTGAACGCCAGTCAGGAACTGCGCGCTGTTGAAAACCTGATTCGGGCGTGCCCCCAATCGGGCTTGGGGCTGGAAGTCGGGATGCGATACAACTTCGCCTCGTACGGCTTCTGGGGTCTTGGCTTGCTTTCGAGCGCGACCGCGGCGGACGCTTTGGCGCTTGCGCTCCGCTTCATTCCTTTGACCTTCGCTTACTGCCACATTTCCAGTTCGCTGGACGACGAGTGGTGCACCGTGAGCTTCGATGAACCTGAACTCGATCTGGCCGTGCAGCGCTTCCTGGTGGAGCGGGACGTGGCAGCGGCTGCGCGCCTGATCAAGGAAACGTTCGGCTCCCGGTTCGTCCTGTCAAAGTTCCTGCTCAAAAGCACCTCGTGCGTGGATGAGGCCATGTGCACGGCGATCGAAAATGAGGTGGGCGTCCGACCGCAGCTGGGGGCCAGGTCCAACAGCCTCTCTTTTGACAGGCGTTTGCTGTCCCTGGCCTTGCCCCAGGCCAATCCCATCACCGTGGCGATGTGCGAGAAGGCATGCGAAGAGTTGATCGAACGCAGGCGTGTGCGTTCAGACACGGCTGAGCGCGTTCGCCAATACCTCGCCATGACGCCCCTCCATGCCGCGCCAGACCTTGCCCAGGTGGCAGACTGGATCGGCATCAGCGACAGAACGTTGAAGCGGCGTCTTCAGGATGAGGGGACAACGTTCAGAGCACTGACGGCAGAGGTGCGCGGCGGCCAGGCCAAAGAGTTGCTCGCCGACGAAAGGCTGTCGCTGACCGACATTGCGGAGCGCATGGGTTTCAGCGATCTGTCCAGCTTTTCCCAAGCGTTCAAACGTTGGTTCGGGGTGGCACCGAGCGCGCTGCGAGGCGATGCGCGGGGCGGGGATGGTTAA